From a single Rhizobium lusitanum genomic region:
- a CDS encoding putative bifunctional diguanylate cyclase/phosphodiesterase produces the protein MEEAISGRSELEFQNLLRRLELALETSQIGVWEHNLNEEEILWDLQMHTLYQTGLRDRKVSSAVWLNALHPDDVEQAIADFDAAIAEKGFYNSQFRIVLPNGAVRYLRSRAHFFEGADGAPSFIGAEWDVTADVLLNRELSEQKAVAEARAIALEQTRERVEHAADHDYLTGLPNRRYFDRRLAELCADQAVETLAILHIDLDGFKQINDKWGHAAGDTTLQTAAARILGAIAAGDMVARVGGDEFVAVLVNIATSDEVGTIAEDILWRLRRDIRFGHDLLQVGASIGAAWSVADGAGNLLAESDIALYQAKKLGRNRVEFFTPKLQSDLQAERRLAEELRLALMRNEIVPFYQIQVDARSRRIVGLEALARWRHPGKGLLPPAAFLKVAEEYGLTAEIDAAILNRALSDRGAWVGQGLTPPRISVNISASRLADPGLIERLQTLNIPRHAIVFELIETIFLDDPDDRVLANVDAIKRMDIDIEIDDFGSGHASLIGLVKLKPKRLKIDRQLVTAITVSDEQRRLVGSIVEIARALSVEVMAEGVETEEHAQLLAQAGCDGLQGYAIGYPSPANEIAALLLSAQGSIAARRSGATRGKGGASGSAARRSARS, from the coding sequence GTGGAAGAGGCGATATCAGGGCGATCCGAGCTGGAGTTCCAGAACCTCTTGAGGAGGCTGGAGCTGGCGCTGGAGACGTCGCAAATTGGGGTCTGGGAGCATAATCTCAATGAGGAGGAGATCCTCTGGGATTTGCAGATGCACACGCTGTACCAGACTGGCCTCCGCGACCGCAAAGTATCATCGGCAGTCTGGTTGAATGCCCTGCATCCCGACGATGTCGAACAGGCCATCGCCGACTTCGACGCGGCCATTGCGGAGAAAGGCTTCTACAATTCGCAATTTCGCATCGTCCTGCCGAACGGAGCTGTTCGTTACCTGCGCTCGCGCGCTCATTTCTTCGAGGGGGCCGATGGCGCGCCATCTTTCATCGGTGCGGAATGGGATGTCACCGCCGATGTCCTGCTCAACCGCGAGCTGAGCGAGCAGAAGGCGGTTGCCGAAGCGCGCGCGATCGCTTTGGAGCAAACCCGAGAGCGCGTCGAGCATGCCGCCGACCACGATTATCTGACAGGGCTTCCCAATCGCCGCTACTTCGATCGCCGGCTCGCGGAGCTGTGTGCGGATCAGGCTGTGGAGACGCTGGCCATCCTCCATATCGATCTCGACGGCTTCAAGCAGATCAACGACAAATGGGGCCATGCGGCCGGCGATACGACGTTGCAAACGGCGGCGGCGCGGATCCTGGGAGCGATCGCTGCCGGTGACATGGTCGCCCGCGTCGGTGGCGACGAGTTCGTCGCTGTGCTGGTCAATATCGCGACTTCAGACGAAGTGGGAACCATTGCCGAGGATATTCTGTGGCGGTTGCGGCGCGACATACGCTTCGGTCACGACTTGTTGCAGGTGGGTGCCTCGATCGGTGCGGCCTGGAGTGTTGCCGACGGTGCCGGCAATCTGCTGGCGGAATCCGATATCGCGCTTTATCAGGCCAAGAAGCTTGGCCGCAATCGCGTCGAGTTTTTCACACCGAAACTGCAATCCGATCTTCAGGCCGAGCGGCGGCTGGCGGAGGAGTTGCGGCTGGCACTGATGCGGAATGAAATCGTGCCCTTCTATCAGATCCAGGTGGATGCGCGCAGCCGGCGGATCGTCGGGCTTGAGGCTCTGGCCCGCTGGCGTCATCCGGGCAAGGGGCTATTGCCGCCCGCGGCCTTCCTGAAAGTGGCCGAAGAATACGGACTGACGGCTGAGATCGATGCGGCCATCCTCAATCGTGCGCTCTCCGACCGCGGTGCCTGGGTCGGACAAGGCCTGACGCCGCCACGCATCTCCGTCAATATTTCCGCAAGCCGCCTGGCTGATCCGGGTCTGATCGAACGGTTGCAGACGCTGAACATACCGCGCCATGCCATCGTCTTCGAATTGATCGAGACGATCTTCCTCGACGATCCCGATGACAGGGTGCTCGCCAATGTCGATGCGATCAAAAGGATGGATATCGATATCGAGATCGATGATTTCGGCTCCGGCCACGCCTCGCTGATCGGGCTTGTGAAGCTGAAACCAAAACGGCTGAAGATCGACCGGCAACTGGTGACGGCGATTACCGTCTCCGACGAGCAGCGCCGCCTTGTCGGCTCGATCGTGGAGATCGCAAGGGCGCTTAGTGTCGAGGTCATGGCGGAAGGCGTGGAGACCGAGGAACATGCACAGCTCCTGGCGCAGGCCGGCTGCGACGGACTTCAGGGCTACGCGATCGGATATCCTTCGCCGGCCAATGAGATTGCCGCGCTGCTGTTGTCGGCTCAGGGGTCGATTGCGGCGCGGAGATCCGGTGCCACCCGAGGCAAGGGCGGGGCTAGTGGATCTGCAGCGCGGCGATCAGCGCGTAGCTGA